Proteins from one Homalodisca vitripennis isolate AUS2020 chromosome 3, UT_GWSS_2.1, whole genome shotgun sequence genomic window:
- the LOC124358636 gene encoding uncharacterized protein LOC124358636, with product MDPILDMIIQRFNVLTANFDFGAILNIVKIFMTSKVAASAKQKISEVELLVRKTQNAKHIELIESMTTEINDSMDEESVRRALMIETNEKKEEENIVSTSSPKFLEKDVTTESHLPESQGESTHPSVTKDNFGEVNRDGGRTPNKPITLGTGNSSRNTADAFLVFVIFLMCVMRTLIFNDLSIKN from the exons ATGGATCCTATCCTGGACATGATCATTCAGAGGTTTAATGTGTTGACTGCAAA ttttgatTTCGGAGCAATTTTGAATATTGTCAAGATTTTTATGACGTCAAAAGTTGCCGCGAGCGCAAAAcaaaag ATTTCTGAAGTTGAGCTCTTAGTACGAAAAACGCAAAACGCAAAACACATCGAACTGATCGAATCAATGACGACGGAAATAAATGATTCTATGGATGAAGAATCGGTTAGACGTGCTCTTATGATAGAAACTAatgagaagaaagaagaagaaaacattgtttcaacatcGAGTCCAAAGTTCTTAGAGAAAGATGTTACTACAGAGAGCCACCTTCCAGAGTCTCAAGGAGAAAGTACACATCCCAGCGTTACTAAAGACAACTTTGGAGAAGTGAATCGAGATGGTGGAAGAACTCCTAATAAACCTATTACTCTTGGTACTGGCAATTCATCTAGAAATACTGCTGATgcctttttagtttttgtaatatttttaatgtgtgtgATGAGAAcactaatttttaatgatttatcaataaaaaattga